A window from Nitrosopumilus adriaticus encodes these proteins:
- a CDS encoding winged helix-turn-helix domain-containing protein, with amino-acid sequence MSKSNIIQLSEFDITQKIIESLTNVCTRAVLFSVKNKSKDATQIADELKISLSTVYKTLSVLEDLALAEVDKYVISPEGKKIKLYRSRIGKVEITLDNLEPSLNLYPNTENPKSN; translated from the coding sequence ATGTCAAAATCTAACATTATACAATTATCCGAGTTTGATATTACTCAAAAAATTATTGAATCTTTAACAAATGTCTGCACAAGAGCAGTTTTGTTTTCAGTAAAAAACAAATCAAAAGACGCAACTCAAATTGCAGATGAATTAAAAATTTCTTTATCTACAGTTTACAAAACTTTATCTGTTTTAGAGGATCTTGCACTTGCCGAAGTAGACAAATATGTTATTTCTCCAGAAGGTAAAAAAATTAAATTGTATCGCAGTAGAATAGGTAAGGTTGAAATCACCTTGGATAATTTGGAGCCAAGTTTGAATTTATATCCTAATACTGAAAATCCGAAATCTAATTGA
- a CDS encoding phosphonate ABC transporter ATP-binding protein — MKQIQMTKNPPFSLISTKKIIQMNDVSTSYDSKNFALENINISIDRGTNYSIVGQSGSGKSTLLKLMNGMMIPSKGTIRIDYVSPDINNKKFKKMMHSIGYIPQSLGLVKNSTVLENILLGALPRLNKIQSLFNKFPEHEIKEAMKIISQVGLTGKENRKAYMLSGGEKRRVAIARALMQKPTILLADEIVSELDHVTSREIMDLIAEAQKRMNLTAIMVHHDIQLALEYANRVAVIKEGQKILEIGVEGDTIVDFQTGDMNNEEIMEMYADDSKK; from the coding sequence ATGAAACAAATTCAGATGACCAAAAACCCTCCTTTTTCATTAATTTCTACAAAAAAAATCATTCAAATGAATGATGTCTCTACATCTTATGATTCAAAAAACTTCGCACTTGAAAATATCAATATCTCAATTGACAGAGGTACAAATTATTCCATTGTAGGTCAATCGGGATCTGGAAAATCCACATTACTTAAACTAATGAACGGGATGATGATTCCAAGCAAAGGAACAATCAGAATTGATTATGTGTCACCAGATATCAATAATAAAAAATTCAAAAAAATGATGCACTCAATAGGATACATTCCTCAAAGCCTTGGATTGGTAAAAAACAGCACTGTTCTTGAAAATATATTACTTGGAGCACTACCTCGATTAAATAAAATCCAATCGCTATTCAATAAATTTCCAGAGCATGAAATTAAAGAAGCAATGAAAATTATTTCTCAAGTTGGATTGACAGGCAAAGAAAATCGCAAGGCATACATGTTAAGTGGTGGAGAAAAAAGACGTGTAGCAATTGCCAGAGCACTGATGCAAAAACCAACCATCTTGTTAGCTGATGAAATTGTTTCAGAATTAGATCATGTTACTTCGCGCGAAATTATGGATTTGATTGCAGAAGCTCAAAAAAGAATGAATCTAACAGCAATTATGGTTCATCATGATATACAACTTGCATTAGAATATGCAAATAGAGTGGCCGTAATAAAAGAAGGGCAAAAAATTCTAGAGATTGGCGTTGAAGGTGATACTATAGTTGACTTTCAAACTGGGGATATGAACAATGAAGAAATTATGGAGATGTATGCTGATGACTCCAAAAAATAA
- a CDS encoding CbtB domain-containing protein yields MSELRQINVSKTGVSKLAIVALAIIFAAGLFVVGFDQGHIFSLVYGEQAFTDLYIHELTHDMRHAAGFPCH; encoded by the coding sequence ATGTCTGAATTAAGACAAATTAATGTGTCTAAGACTGGTGTTTCAAAACTAGCAATAGTTGCACTAGCTATAATCTTTGCAGCAGGATTATTTGTTGTGGGATTTGATCAAGGACATATCTTTAGTTTAGTTTATGGAGAACAAGCATTCACTGATCTTTACATCCATGAACTCACTCATGATATGAGGCATGCAGCAGGCTTTCCCTGTCACTAG
- a CDS encoding transcriptional regulator: protein MSRRITLPQLKKYDITQKVIEALADSESRAILFSIIKKGNTAAELSVKLKIPLSSVYKKLGDLEELTLIEVEKWLLSDKGRKYKVYRSRISKADISIRKPEPTLTLVSN from the coding sequence ATGTCAAGAAGAATCACTTTACCTCAATTAAAAAAATATGATATCACTCAAAAAGTAATAGAAGCATTAGCAGATTCTGAATCTAGGGCAATTTTATTCTCAATAATTAAAAAAGGTAATACTGCTGCTGAACTTTCAGTTAAGCTAAAAATTCCCCTAAGCTCAGTCTACAAAAAATTAGGGGATCTTGAAGAATTAACACTAATCGAAGTTGAAAAATGGCTACTATCAGACAAGGGTAGAAAATACAAAGTTTATCGTAGTAGAATCAGTAAAGCCGACATTTCCATTAGAAAACCAGAACCAACTCTAACATTGGTATCAAATTGA
- a CDS encoding phosphate/phosphite/phosphonate ABC transporter substrate-binding protein has product MKRQTILTLIAVIAVIGVATVPLAQNVQAESLVPEWIKTNAGWWADGTVDDTTFLNGIKFLLENDVIDVSSESNGIDVDTLTIGFIPVEKADELTPKAQALEKFLEAELGIDVEVVVPTNYETIIEGMRFGHIDAAFMDTGPGWITHQRTGAEAVLAELVAGKVNYQATVWALADNDSVNSIEDTVGKRVAFTSITGSSGFVRPMGTLVTDGHITIEGDDIVALESALANNFESYTFAGGYKAALQLLLNGNVDVAFGSDIAPQKYLELEDQVKLRPVTTIGPVPSHVFMVSADMSESTKESLVDALVELNYDEHNYILKDLYGAEALVPTTTTMHIGEFGTFIDSLTGLDQLILDKYNKSK; this is encoded by the coding sequence ATGAAACGACAAACAATATTGACATTGATTGCTGTAATTGCAGTGATTGGTGTTGCAACTGTTCCCTTGGCCCAAAACGTTCAAGCTGAAAGTTTAGTTCCTGAATGGATTAAAACGAATGCTGGCTGGTGGGCTGATGGTACTGTAGACGATACAACATTTCTAAATGGAATTAAATTCCTTCTAGAAAATGATGTCATCGACGTTTCATCTGAATCAAATGGCATTGATGTTGATACCTTGACCATTGGTTTTATTCCAGTTGAAAAAGCTGATGAATTAACTCCAAAGGCACAAGCACTGGAAAAATTTCTAGAGGCTGAACTTGGTATTGATGTTGAAGTAGTAGTTCCAACAAATTATGAGACAATTATTGAAGGAATGAGATTTGGTCATATTGATGCTGCCTTTATGGATACGGGACCCGGTTGGATTACCCATCAAAGAACCGGTGCAGAAGCCGTATTGGCTGAACTTGTTGCAGGTAAAGTAAATTATCAGGCAACTGTTTGGGCTTTAGCAGATAATGACTCTGTTAATTCAATAGAAGACACAGTAGGTAAACGTGTGGCCTTTACCAGTATTACTGGTTCGTCTGGCTTTGTTAGGCCTATGGGAACTCTAGTTACTGATGGTCACATAACCATTGAGGGTGACGATATAGTCGCCTTAGAATCTGCACTTGCAAATAACTTTGAAAGTTATACATTTGCAGGAGGTTACAAGGCTGCTTTACAATTGCTGCTTAATGGCAATGTGGATGTCGCATTTGGATCAGATATTGCTCCACAAAAGTATCTTGAATTAGAAGATCAAGTAAAATTACGTCCAGTTACAACAATTGGACCTGTACCATCACATGTATTCATGGTAAGTGCAGACATGTCAGAATCCACCAAAGAATCACTTGTTGATGCCTTAGTTGAACTCAATTATGATGAGCACAACTACATTTTGAAGGATTTGTATGGTGCAGAAGCTTTAGTTCCAACCACCACTACTATGCATATTGGTGAATTTGGTACCTTTATTGATTCATTGACTGGTCTTGATCAATTAATTCTTGACAAATACAACAAGAGCAAATAA
- a CDS encoding CbtA family protein, with amino-acid sequence MKTSLFIIIVLISGAFAGFIHGTVNFAIVEPYLDQAIGIENQNLFDSGEEEDTPDFWIEYEGYRAWQKSGQILAGVILGTSVGALFGIVFALSRNSLPGSNDIKKALVLAGVMWFTLYIIPFLKYPANPPTVGDGETVVLRAILYLSFIAISGFGAVAFYKISKKLQNKKKLVSLVGYAVFISTVFFVMPDNPDEITAPMNLVNEFRLMSVLGVTSFWISVGLILGLFWNKFESQKETTPHYN; translated from the coding sequence ATGAAAACATCTCTTTTTATTATAATCGTGTTAATTTCAGGGGCGTTTGCAGGATTCATTCACGGTACAGTAAATTTTGCAATTGTAGAACCTTATCTTGATCAAGCAATTGGGATTGAAAATCAAAACCTATTTGATTCTGGTGAAGAAGAAGACACTCCTGATTTTTGGATAGAATATGAAGGGTATAGAGCATGGCAAAAAAGTGGGCAGATTCTTGCAGGAGTGATTCTGGGGACATCTGTGGGTGCATTATTTGGAATTGTTTTTGCATTATCTAGAAATTCATTACCTGGAAGTAATGACATCAAAAAGGCACTTGTTCTAGCTGGTGTCATGTGGTTTACTCTTTACATTATCCCATTTCTAAAATATCCTGCAAACCCCCCAACTGTGGGTGATGGTGAAACTGTAGTGTTACGTGCAATTTTATATCTTTCATTTATTGCAATTTCTGGATTTGGCGCTGTTGCATTTTACAAGATATCGAAGAAACTCCAAAACAAGAAAAAACTTGTATCATTGGTCGGTTACGCAGTTTTCATATCTACAGTATTCTTTGTAATGCCTGATAATCCTGATGAAATAACTGCCCCTATGAATCTGGTAAACGAGTTTAGATTAATGTCTGTTTTAGGCGTAACCTCTTTTTGGATATCTGTAGGTTTGATTTTGGGATTGTTTTGGAATAAATTTGAATCTCAAAAAGAAACCACTCCTCATTATAATTAA
- a CDS encoding DUF4443 domain-containing protein, protein MKDLQLLIIRKDLKKTIQILQNIVSRKGSSKVLTFSIPHVFKALQLLSKEKFVSRATFGKEIHLGEGAVKTLISHLKEAQMIETTKSGSYLTEKGKKISKQIQQIIPNECKIKKCDVVTGKNNHAIILKKYGFSINSGLEQRDYAILYGSSGCITVLFKENRFVFPGDNKDCFRKDKKTKKHILENLFPEEGDVIIISSSDDPFVAEISAKNSALWTLATN, encoded by the coding sequence ATAAAAGATTTACAACTACTAATTATCAGAAAAGATCTGAAAAAAACTATTCAAATTTTACAAAACATAGTATCTAGGAAAGGATCCAGTAAAGTTCTAACATTTAGCATACCACATGTATTCAAGGCACTCCAATTATTATCAAAAGAAAAATTTGTAAGCAGAGCAACATTTGGAAAAGAAATTCATTTGGGGGAAGGTGCTGTAAAAACCTTGATCTCACATCTTAAAGAAGCACAGATGATAGAGACTACCAAATCAGGCAGTTACCTTACAGAAAAAGGTAAAAAAATATCTAAACAAATTCAGCAAATTATTCCAAATGAATGTAAAATAAAAAAATGTGATGTTGTAACTGGAAAAAACAACCATGCAATAATTCTAAAGAAATATGGTTTTTCAATTAATTCAGGTTTAGAGCAAAGAGATTATGCTATTTTGTATGGTTCTTCAGGGTGCATAACAGTTTTGTTTAAAGAAAATAGATTTGTGTTTCCCGGAGACAATAAAGATTGTTTTAGAAAAGACAAAAAGACTAAAAAACATATTTTAGAGAATTTATTTCCTGAAGAAGGAGATGTGATAATAATTTCATCATCAGATGATCCATTTGTTGCAGAAATTTCTGCAAAAAATTCTGCATTGTGGACTTTGGCCACAAATTAG